A genomic stretch from Engraulis encrasicolus isolate BLACKSEA-1 chromosome 12, IST_EnEncr_1.0, whole genome shotgun sequence includes:
- the LOC134459509 gene encoding high affinity choline transporter 1-like, whose product MLENITNRSTGHLPLDTSSIMPSDLADLKKKVCLFVYLLTATWVGGGFILGTAEAVYSPQKGLVWALMPVYLALSFIVGGLVFAKPMREKKYITMMDPFQIKYGKHVATLMVIPGIIVDVLWVSCTLMALGGTMSTILDLPYVYSVVLSAVVATIYTLLGGLYSVAYTDVVQLFLVFVALWLCVPFILLNPISLDISWTAVNHTYQPPWIGRIETQDIGKWLDECLALVIGGSGYQCFHQRILSASSPRTAQITCFAAAAMLIILGIPSILIGSVAASTDWNLTDYGAPSPFERGEAYGVLPICLQYLAPPYVSIVGIAAVAAAVMSSTDSGLISSTSMFSSNIYKNIRKQASDREMQWVIRIAVVVTAVISTGLTFLENSIWSLWILGADVAYCIVLPQLICAVFCPVSNGYGAAAGYFLGILLRLLSGEPLIGLPPTIHFPGGEIVDGVYIQQVPVRTVAMLFTLVCVLFFSYAVQQLRHCRLPNGLHVFGGSNRMRPRQEQANRNADAGETVTMMSAFDKGGLEKHQARVKENTNFTH is encoded by the exons aaagtgtgtttgtttgtgtaccttCTCACAGCTACCTGGGTTGGAGGAGGGTTCATTCTTGGGACTGCAGAAGCTGTCTATAGCCCACAAAAAGGTCTTGTTTGGGCGCTAATGCCAGTGTACCTTGCATTGTCATTCATAGTAG GTGGTTTAGTCTTTGCTAAACCCATGAGGGAGAAGAAGTACATCACAATGATGGATCCTTTTcagatcaaatatggcaaacaTGTGGCTACTTTGATGGTGATCCCCGGCATCATTGTGGATGTGTTGTGGGTCTCTTGCACTCTTATGGCACTGG GGGGAACAATGAGCACAATCCTTGACCTGCCGTATGTCTACTCGGTGGTCTTGTCCGCAGTCGTAGCAACCATCTACACTCTCCTTGGGGGGCTCTACTCCGTCGCCTACACAGATGTCGTCCAGCTATTCCTGGTTTTTGTTGCGTTA TGGCTGTGTGTGCCATTCATCCTTCTGAACCCCATCTCCCTCGACATCAGCTGGACAGCTGTCAATCATACTTACCAGCCACCTTGGATTGGACGTATAGAGACACAGGACATTGGCAAATGGCTGGATGAATGTCTTGCACTA GTCATTGGAGGAAGTGGTTACCAGTGCTTCCATCAGAGGATCCTGTCCGCCTCCTCGCCACGCACAGCTCAGATCACGTGCTTTGCTGCAGCTGCGATGCTTATCATCCTGGGCATTCCATCCATTCTGATTGGATCAGTGGCTGCATCTACAG ACTGGAATCTAACGGACTACGGTGCCCCTTCTCCATTTGAGCGTGGAGAGGCCTATGGGGTCTTGCCCATCTGTCTACAGTACCTCGCCCCTCCATACGTCTCCATAGTAGGGATCGCTGCTGTGGCTGCAGCCGTCATGTCCTCAACAGACTCTGGTCTCATCTCCAGCACGTCCATGTTCAGCTCCAACATCTACAAGAATATCAGAAAACAG GCTTCAGACCGAGAGATGCAGTGGGTGATCCGCATAGCTGTTGTCGTGACCGCGGTGATCAGCACAGGTCTGACCTTTCTCGAGAACAGCATCTGGTCATTATGGATTCTCGGAGCAGATGTGGCATACTGTATTGTTCTCCCTCAGCTAATCTGTGCTGTATTCTGCCCCGTCTCCAATGGTTACGGAGCGGCCGCAGGCTACTTCCTGGGCATTCTGCTGAGGCTCTTGAGCGGAGAGCCCCTCATTGGCCTCCCACCAACCATCCATTTTCCAGGCGGTGAAATAGTGGATGGCGTGTACATCCAGCAAGTACCTGTCCGAACAGTTGCCATGCTTTTCACACTAGTCTGTGTGCTGTTTTTCTCATATGCCGTTCAACAACTACGCCACTGTAGGCTTCCAAATGGATTGCATGTATTCGGGGGCAGCAATAGGATGAGACCAAGGCAGGAACAAGCCAACAGAAATGCTGATGCTGGAGAGACAGTGACAATGATGTCAGCATTTGACAAAGGTGGTTTGGAGAAACACCAAGCAAGGGTGAAAGAAAACACAAATTTCACACATTAG
- the LOC134459511 gene encoding uncharacterized protein LOC134459511, whose translation MVRVPQNCPRTYKLITFDPDNDQGRCRYGQDPLFVECASCQIPAGFALNQTRIDEKLLYFDMYIQLVFLCVFFQDFCTLSYSTASTGVYGLEVVVEDFPRQTITLSYRNSASTIRDPYGPGKTALSQIPLHFAVKVEPAIASCEEGVYLPKFIAPTPANGETIYAVINQELEIIVNTTASASSIHDLIISGPFNITVNSYGNSTTQFVLRWTPRTEDLGEYFPVCFVAESNQSSFFYQSDMRCVLVEVGNGTDSGSSVPVGETTNFVVGVSMMVRSTLNLTEANQTQTFLRQFKEELVKRGLSNSTSVRLRKVEQVEQAEP comes from the exons ATGGTCAG AGTCCCGCAGAACTGCCCACGAACATACAAGCTGATTACATTCGACCCAGACAACGACCAGGGCAGGTGTCGTTATGGACAAGACCCATTATTTGTTGAATGTGCAAGCTGTCAGATTCCTGCAGGTTTTGCACTGAACCAAACCAGAATCGACGAGAAG TTACTTTATTTCGATATGTACATTCAGCTAGtgtttctttgtgtcttttttcAGGATTTCTGCACTTTAAGTTACAGCACTGCCTCAACTGGGGTCTATGGGCTGGAAGTTGTTGTGGAGGATTTTCCTCGACAAACCATCACATTGTCCTACAGAAATTCTGCATCAACTATCAGAGATCCTTACGGTCCAGGCAAAACTGCCCTCAGCCAAATTCCTCTGCACTTTGCAGTTAAGG TTGAGCCTGCTATTGCCTCTTGTGAGGAAGGTGTCTATCTGCCAAAGTTTATCGCCCCCACCCCCGCGAATGGAGAAACAATATACGCTGTGATCAACCAGGAACTTGAGATCATAGTCAATACAACAGCCTCTGCATCAAG TATTCATGACCTTATCATCAGTGGACCCTTCAACATCACAGTCAACAGCTATGGGAACAGCACCACACAGTTTGTCCTGAGATGGACTCCACGGACTGAAGACCTGGGGGAATACTTTCCTGTCTGCTTTGTTGCTGAAAGTAACCAGTCCAG CTTCTTCTATCAATCTGATATGCGATGCGTCCTTGTTGAAGTTGGAAATGGCACTG ATTCGGGCTCCTCTGTTCCAGTTGGAGAAACAACTA ATTTTGTGGTTGGTGTAAGCATGATGGTTCGGTCTACACTTAATCTAACAGAGGCAAACCAAACCCAAACATTCCTGAGGCAG